One Gemmatimonadota bacterium genomic region harbors:
- a CDS encoding ABC transporter permease: MERIPGFRRVVRHEATDASVRRDVEDEIRFHMDTAVADLIARGFSSEAARAEAERRFGDRERVRVTLEAEDTAGVYRQRWYERIGTFFTDLRLAVRALAREPLFSLGVIATMAVGLAANATMFGVVDRLLLQPPAAVRGGDDMTLVYFAKPYRGATFTQTSTSYPDFATLRDTSGVLAKAAAFWLTEGSLDRGLSATRLSLGLATGDFFDVLGTQPAMGRFFHAAHDDPASPENVVVISHGLWTGRFGSDPEIVGRTMRIDARTYTVLGVAPRGFHGPQGRRVDAWLPLRLVASEYLGAWWADTRNMYWLRVVGQLSPGVSRAVASERATLVHQRANAAAKKGDSLATVVFGSIVPARGAGIAGSATGQSGSSAPARVATWLLGVAAVVLLIVCANTANLFLARHNRRRRELAVRLALGVRRWRLLRALVSEALLLAVVAGAAALGLTWWGTRLMRATLLNAYAWDVPTVGARVAGFTALAAVISALVAGLLPALVSSRGDLTGALKSGSTGAGRRRTPLQRGLLMVQASLSTLLLVGTGLFVRSLANVSSLRLGYDVDQVVVANIEVSNRFSSDTTFNRFWQDAEDAVRSIPGISHAALGVTAPFASSWATDLFVPGYDSLPDIGDGWYVNAVSTTWFETVGTRILQGRGFQPTDVKGAEPVAVVNEHMARALWPGQSAVGKCIRVGADTAPCATVVGMMENAYRDNLRETPTAQYVVVMQQETFTAASMRTLFMRVTGDPSLAVPAIRARLQGLQPDLPFADVRPMGTLMDGEVQQWRLGATMFGLFGAIALLVAAIGLYALVAYDVAQRWHELGIRAALGAAPGHLRGLIVRAGLVDATIGLALGAVLALALAPLVADLLFHVAPRDATVLVGVGLVLLLTATLAAVLPARRATRVEPAQVLRAD, from the coding sequence ATGGAACGCATCCCGGGATTTCGACGCGTGGTTCGCCACGAGGCCACCGACGCATCGGTGCGGCGTGATGTTGAGGACGAGATCCGCTTTCACATGGACACGGCGGTCGCGGATCTCATCGCCCGTGGGTTCTCCTCGGAGGCCGCCCGCGCCGAGGCTGAGCGTCGGTTCGGCGACCGCGAGCGCGTGCGCGTCACGTTGGAAGCGGAAGACACGGCGGGGGTGTATCGGCAACGATGGTATGAGCGGATCGGGACCTTCTTCACCGACCTGCGTCTCGCCGTGCGCGCCCTTGCGCGTGAGCCACTCTTCTCCCTTGGGGTCATCGCGACGATGGCCGTCGGGCTGGCGGCCAACGCCACGATGTTCGGCGTCGTGGACCGGCTCCTGTTGCAGCCTCCCGCGGCCGTCCGCGGTGGCGACGACATGACGCTCGTGTATTTCGCCAAGCCGTACCGGGGCGCGACGTTCACGCAGACGAGCACCTCGTATCCGGATTTTGCGACGCTGCGGGACACCAGCGGGGTGCTGGCAAAGGCAGCGGCCTTTTGGCTGACCGAGGGCTCCCTCGACCGCGGACTCAGTGCCACGCGCCTGTCGCTGGGGTTGGCCACCGGAGACTTCTTTGATGTCCTCGGGACGCAACCCGCGATGGGGCGCTTCTTCCACGCGGCGCACGACGATCCAGCCAGCCCCGAGAATGTTGTCGTCATTTCGCATGGGCTCTGGACCGGGCGCTTCGGGAGCGACCCGGAGATCGTGGGTCGCACCATGCGCATTGACGCGCGCACGTACACGGTCCTGGGTGTTGCTCCTCGCGGATTCCACGGGCCGCAGGGGCGGCGGGTTGATGCCTGGCTTCCGCTCCGCCTGGTCGCCAGCGAGTACCTCGGCGCCTGGTGGGCGGATACGCGCAACATGTATTGGCTGCGCGTCGTTGGTCAGTTGTCCCCGGGCGTGTCGCGTGCCGTGGCAAGCGAACGCGCCACGCTGGTGCACCAACGCGCCAACGCGGCCGCGAAGAAGGGGGATTCTCTTGCGACGGTGGTCTTCGGCTCCATTGTCCCCGCCCGCGGTGCGGGGATCGCCGGATCAGCGACGGGACAGTCGGGATCGTCGGCACCCGCGCGCGTCGCGACCTGGCTGCTGGGTGTGGCCGCCGTGGTTCTCCTCATCGTCTGTGCCAACACGGCCAACCTCTTCCTCGCCCGTCACAACCGGCGGCGGCGGGAACTCGCCGTACGGCTCGCGCTCGGCGTGCGCCGCTGGCGCCTGCTGCGCGCCCTGGTCAGCGAGGCGCTCCTGCTCGCCGTCGTCGCCGGGGCGGCGGCCCTCGGGCTTACCTGGTGGGGCACACGGCTCATGCGGGCCACTCTGCTTAATGCCTATGCCTGGGATGTCCCGACGGTCGGGGCGCGAGTGGCCGGTTTCACCGCGCTCGCCGCCGTGATCTCCGCGCTGGTGGCCGGTCTCCTGCCGGCACTGGTATCAAGCCGCGGCGACCTCACGGGAGCGCTCAAGAGCGGAAGTACCGGTGCGGGGCGGCGTCGCACCCCCCTCCAGCGCGGGCTGCTGATGGTGCAGGCCTCACTCTCCACGTTGCTGTTAGTGGGGACGGGCCTCTTTGTGCGGAGTCTCGCGAACGTCTCCTCCCTCCGGCTTGGGTACGACGTCGACCAGGTGGTGGTCGCCAACATCGAGGTCAGCAACCGCTTCAGCTCGGACACGACATTCAATCGCTTCTGGCAAGACGCGGAAGATGCGGTCCGCTCGATCCCGGGGATCTCACACGCCGCGCTTGGGGTCACCGCACCCTTCGCGTCGAGTTGGGCCACGGACCTCTTTGTGCCTGGGTATGACTCACTCCCGGACATCGGCGACGGCTGGTACGTGAATGCCGTGTCCACTACCTGGTTCGAGACGGTCGGCACGCGCATCCTGCAGGGGCGCGGCTTCCAACCGACCGACGTCAAGGGTGCCGAGCCGGTGGCGGTGGTGAACGAGCATATGGCACGCGCCCTGTGGCCGGGGCAGTCCGCGGTTGGCAAGTGCATCCGGGTGGGCGCCGACACCGCGCCCTGTGCCACCGTCGTCGGGATGATGGAAAACGCCTACCGCGACAACCTGCGGGAAACGCCCACGGCGCAGTACGTGGTCGTCATGCAGCAGGAGACATTTACCGCCGCGTCGATGCGCACCCTATTCATGCGGGTCACGGGCGATCCGTCGCTGGCCGTGCCGGCCATCCGGGCCCGGCTCCAGGGATTGCAGCCCGACCTGCCGTTCGCCGATGTGCGCCCGATGGGCACCCTCATGGACGGCGAGGTGCAGCAGTGGCGGCTCGGCGCGACGATGTTCGGGCTCTTTGGGGCGATTGCTTTGCTGGTGGCGGCCATCGGGTTGTATGCGCTCGTGGCCTACGACGTTGCGCAGCGCTGGCACGAACTGGGGATCCGCGCCGCCCTGGGCGCCGCCCCGGGCCACCTGCGGGGGCTGATCGTCCGGGCCGGACTCGTGGACGCGACGATCGGGCTCGCGTTAGGCGCGGTCCTCGCGCTGGCCCTTGCCCCGCTGGTCGCCGACCTGCTGTTCCACGTGGCGCCGCGTGACGCCACCGTGTTGGTGGGGGTGGGGCTGGTCCTGTTGCTCACCGCGACGCTGGCGGCCGTGCTGCCGGCGCGTCGCGCGACGCGCGTGGAGCCGGCGCAGGTGCTACGCGCCGACTAG
- a CDS encoding methylated-DNA--[protein]-cysteine S-methyltransferase, producing MMSGCTVFGTAIGTCAIAWREPLIVGLSLPMNDGSSSIARLLQRHPDLTSTEAPSAILRVIARVVAHVGGALDDLRDVPVEPAPGAFDRTIYALTRAIPPGQTRTYGELAAAAGDATQARAVGQAMARNPVPLIVPCHRVLAAGGALGGFSAPGGTATKHRLLQLEGAAVAAQLGMFDLSPGTPR from the coding sequence GTGATGTCGGGATGCACCGTATTCGGCACGGCGATCGGCACCTGTGCCATCGCGTGGCGGGAACCGCTGATCGTCGGGCTGAGCTTGCCGATGAACGACGGGTCGTCATCGATTGCGCGGTTGCTCCAACGACATCCCGACCTGACCTCGACCGAAGCTCCGTCCGCCATCCTGCGGGTCATTGCCCGCGTCGTGGCGCACGTCGGCGGCGCGCTCGACGACCTCCGCGACGTTCCGGTAGAGCCGGCTCCCGGCGCCTTCGACCGAACGATCTATGCGCTGACGCGCGCCATTCCACCTGGGCAGACGCGAACGTACGGCGAGTTGGCCGCGGCCGCGGGCGACGCCACCCAGGCGCGTGCCGTGGGCCAGGCGATGGCGCGCAACCCGGTGCCATTGATCGTCCCCTGTCATCGCGTGCTCGCCGCCGGGGGCGCCCTCGGCGGATTCTCGGCGCCCGGCGGCACAGCGACCAAGCATCGGTTGCTCCAGCTGGAAGGCGCCGCCGTGGCGGCGCAGCTGGGGATGTTCGACCTCTCGCCGGGGACCCCGCGCTAG